Part of the Mixophyes fleayi isolate aMixFle1 chromosome 12, aMixFle1.hap1, whole genome shotgun sequence genome is shown below.
TTGGTCTTTACCCTGTTGGTATTGTGGGGATGGTGAGATGGGGGTCACTTGTGGTGGTTGGACTTGTGTGGTGGTGGTTTCTGGTTTTGATATTTGGTCTTTACCCTGTTGGTACTGAGGGGATGGTGAGATGGGGGTCACTTGTGGTGGTTGGACTTGTGGGGTGGTGGTTGCTGGTTTTGATGTTTGGTCTTTACCCTGTTGGTATTGTGGGGATGGTGAGATGGGGGTCACTTGTGGTGGTTGGACTTGTGGGGTGGTGGTTTCTGGTTTTGATATTTGGTCTTTACCCTGTTGGTACTGAGGGGATGGTGAGATGGGGGTCACTTGTGGGGGTTGGACTTGTGGGGTGGTGGTTGCTGGTTTTGATGTTTGGTCTTTACCCTGTTGGCATGGTGGGGATGGTAGGATGGGGGTCACTTGTGGTGGTTGGActtgtgtggtggtggtggttgcTGGTTTTGATACCTGGTCTTTACCCTGTTGGTATTGTGGGGATGGTGAGCTAGGGATTTCTGGCTTTGATGTTTGGCCTCTGCCCTGTTGGTTCTGTGGGGATTGTGTGGTGGCTAATTCTGATGTTTGGTTTCTATTTTGCTGGTAATTTGGGGGTGGTGAAGTTGCCTTACCTGATTTTGGTTCAACTGGTTCTAACCTAGGTGGGACGGTTTCCACAACTTTACTTTTCTCACCCTCTTTTTGTGTTGTGTAACCTTTGTTGTCCACTCCACTTTGTACAGCACTGCCACCTGCCTGATCATGGCTGCCAGATTGATCTTGGGTTTTCTCATTATATTTAGGGTACAATGGCTGCTGGTAGTATTTGGGAGGGGCATCTGGTATCAGGGATGTATTTGGTTTAGCTGTATCCACACCTTTCTGTGGTTGGTCTTGCTTTTGACATGAGTCTTCTGATTCATACACGACCTTGTAGTATGCTTTTAGAACTTTACAGAACAGGTCGCAGAATTCATTGAAGTCCACCTCTCCGTCTTTATTCTCATCAAGAATTTCAATTAAAGTTGAGATTGTCTTTGGATCTTTTGGgttctgaaacagaaataaatgaGTTTTGTAAGTTTTAGAGAGGAGCGTTGTCATAGTTGATATTGTGAAACGCGTGAAATAAAGGGTTTTCTTGTCACCTAACCTGTTATGCCTACAGATGTTTACTAAGCATCCTTATGTATGTCATTTTTAACAAATACCACCAGGGTGGCATTTATGGGGGTGCAAAAGTCGTGTGGACCTTTGGGGATACGTCATAATTACAATGAAACGCATTTCGCCCCTTCCAGttgcagatctgcagaaatgctaaTTTCTATgtacacttcaaccactgtaatAAAGAATTTAAAGGCACAAAAGTGACATATAATAAAGCCAGCCCGGATGTCCCTTCAGCCTTACGATACCCAATGGATTATCAGGTGGACCTGCGAAACTTGGGACATACTTATTGCCGAAGGCACTTCCAGGCTTGATATGCGCTAGGTAGACAAAGAGCCGAACTTGTGCAAAAATGAATATCAGCCTATGTGATATTCTGGGCATATTATTGCATATTAACAATTGCCTTTACTATATGAATAACAACTCTGCTATattaagatgtattttttataaagCAAGACCCTTTATAAAGTAGGAACAAATATgttttttggagatttttttcttgaaaactgctgaaataaaaaactaaatatatcaaatatatgtgATAATGCACTCCCTATCGTCAATTATAAGGACAGCAGGAGCCACTAAGGAGTTCTAAGACCATACAAAAGGCTCAAGGTCATAGTCTGGCTGCTTTTATACAGTTCATAAAATTTCActgtgacttttaatatccattATAACTTACAGTACAGAGTGCGTTATTCCATATAGTACACACGGTGGACACCTCTATCAGCATAAATTCTGTGTTGCATACAATAAATCTTTCAGCATTCTCCTTTAAGTGACCCTTCAacatttacaattatttatttttgttgtttgcaCCATAAGCATCCAAAAATATAATTGTAACATTGAAATaaatttcatattattattttaagttattGCAAAGTAGTAATAAACGTACTTGTGCCATAAAGTTTGTCAGTTTTACAGTAGCTGAACCATAAAAAACTAAATATGTATGTTAAAATTGTGTACACAACTTTTTTAGATTTTGAAAATGACCCGAGGTTCTTACACTCACTACATCTTTTCTTAAGTGTAgagatttttaatataaaaactaTAGTAGCTGCTAAGTACTTTTTAAACTGCTAACATGCCTTCGCAATCTGTCTCCTCCCTTGTATTTTCATATGGTACCACTGGCATTAGGTGAGACGCAGCTGACAGCAGACTGAATTGAACAGCGTAACACATAGATATGTAAAAGAAAGCAAGTTAACTACTGTATGCAACTGTGGCAAATAGCTAACGTCATCAAGTATTTTGAGGGATGACATTGATATACAAAATGTTAACTGATTGTCTCCAGCTCGTTTTACGCACTCCTGGCGTATCCTACCTTGATGACGTCGGCAAACTCGTTTTGAATCAGGAGGTTCAGCTCTTCCGTGTTCAGCTTGTTACGGCTACAGTCTTTCTCCGAGTATTTTTGGAAAATCTCAACGATGATCTCGATGGCCCCGATGAGTTTTGGCATTGTTGCAAATCGTTTGGTCACCCTGTCAGCAGAAAACCAACGGCGTTATGGTCGTTTCATCGTTAACCATGGGGGATACATAGCGTTAAACACACGTTCTCACTTATGTAATACATCCTCATAATCCTCACAACAAGAAAAAGAACAGATCATCGCTAACTCTGTGTAATAATCGATAAGTGTAaaagaaacaaatacattttttcctaATGCATTTAcagcaaatatattttaatg
Proteins encoded:
- the LOC142108962 gene encoding uncharacterized protein LOC142108962 codes for the protein MPKLIGAIEIIVEIFQKYSEKDCSRNKLNTEELNLLIQNEFADVIKNPKDPKTISTLIEILDENKDGEVDFNEFCDLFCKVLKAYYKVVYESEDSCQKQDQPQKGVDTAKPNTSLIPDAPPKYYQQPLYPKYNEKTQDQSGSHDQAGGSAVQSGVDNKGYTTQKEGEKSKVVETVPPRLEPVEPKSGKATSPPPNYQQNRNQTSELATTQSPQNQQGRGQTSKPEIPSSPSPQYQQGKDQVSKPATTTTTQVQPPQVTPILPSPPCQQGKDQTSKPATTTPQVQPPQVTPISPSPQYQQGKDQISKPETTTPQVQPPQVTPISPSPQYQQGKDQTSKPATTTPQVQPPQVTPISPSPQYQQGKDQISKPETTTTQVQPPQVTPISPSPQYQQGKDQTSKPETTTPQAQPPQVTPISPSPQYQQGKDQTSKPETTTTQVQPPQVTPILPSSQYQQGKDQTSKPATTTPQIQPPQVTPILPSPQCQQGKDQTSKPATTTTQVQPPQVTPISPSPQCQQGKDQTSKPATTTTQVQPPKVTPISPSPQYQQGRDQMPKAEITISQSSPLERTSAQTPQAESEQEPQRFYQQAMYIPPPTLGLAGATSQPPSYSQIQQDVKPTPDTQQPSQQYQQTKYYQYQSHFSSQKKNP